A portion of the Bdellovibrionales bacterium CG10_big_fil_rev_8_21_14_0_10_45_34 genome contains these proteins:
- a CDS encoding GNAT family N-acetyltransferase produces the protein MKAIESMSIKKYAIRSARAEELLPLRSAVLRNGAPPKDCVFDEDSLLGSIFLVAEDSATQEVVGIVSLHPVPFPKDPIDSDLRLRGMAVRTGERGANVGRRLVEDCITRGTTGGYTRIWCYARKVAIPFYEKCGFVAFGPEFEDPKHGPHVAMIYRLQPTD, from the coding sequence ATGAAGGCGATTGAAAGTATGAGCATAAAAAAATACGCGATAAGATCTGCAAGAGCCGAGGAGCTGCTCCCTTTGAGATCAGCTGTCTTAAGGAATGGCGCCCCACCAAAGGATTGCGTCTTTGATGAAGATTCACTGCTTGGGTCGATTTTTTTGGTGGCCGAAGATTCTGCGACACAGGAAGTTGTTGGTATCGTATCACTTCATCCAGTCCCATTCCCGAAAGATCCCATTGATAGCGACTTACGGCTTCGAGGGATGGCCGTCAGAACGGGCGAACGGGGTGCGAATGTCGGGCGTCGCCTTGTGGAAGATTGCATAACTCGGGGAACAACTGGCGGTTACACGCGAATTTGGTGTTACGCCCGAAAGGTGGCTATACCCTTTTATGAAAAATGTGGCTTTGTTGCCTTTGGCCCCGAATTCGAAGATCCCAAACACGGGCCGCATGTAGCGATGATTTATCGGCTCCAACCTACAGACTAG
- a CDS encoding ABC transporter ATP-binding protein has protein sequence MSILVSVNNISHAFSARALFEELSFGIFERQKVGLLGPNGSGKSTLLKILEGVETPSSGSVSTKKGVRIHRVEQNSHFSKEESVHDFLLRNLESIDPLEAFSKTQIWLGIGGFEDTNASVKTLSGGWSKRLQLCLALASDSELILLDEPTNHMDWEGILWFETQMARFGGSFVLVSHDRSVLNNLCSKMVELNPAFENGILSFDGNYDRYLEQRERYLSEQGKLEDKMTNKAKRELEWLRAGVKARTTKSQSRSNEAFELLNNLDELKSRNRLATRKIQLDVQDTKRQSRKLIELKDVDVGYGEKPLIEKINITFGPRTCVGILGFNGSGKTSLIKVITGELQPMRGSVFRAESLKILSIDQKRESLPLGSTIWNFLADGSDHVVFRDKSVHVASYASRFLFESDKLQRKIESLSGGERARLALAKQLLMPADAIVLDEPTNDLDIESIEMLEEQLSLFEGLLILISHDRYFLSRMCNTFLGIDGHGAWNTFAETNQWVKQLQKTSRRPSELTKKSGLASNSSTELVSELKAKENFSKASLTGVDLPSKTMRTSYKDKRFLETVESEIEIAERELALAQKDLENADILADHEKMQKVLDKIGVLQNKVDALYERWSSLEKT, from the coding sequence GTGTCCATTCTTGTCTCGGTTAACAACATTTCCCATGCCTTTTCTGCGCGAGCTCTCTTTGAAGAGTTGAGCTTTGGCATCTTTGAAAGGCAGAAAGTTGGGTTGTTGGGACCAAACGGATCGGGCAAATCCACTCTTCTTAAGATCTTAGAAGGAGTAGAGACTCCTAGTTCTGGTTCTGTGTCTACGAAGAAGGGGGTTCGAATTCATAGGGTAGAGCAGAACTCCCATTTTTCGAAAGAGGAATCGGTTCACGATTTTTTACTGCGCAACCTTGAAAGCATTGATCCACTAGAGGCCTTTTCGAAGACGCAAATCTGGTTAGGAATCGGAGGCTTTGAAGATACCAATGCATCTGTAAAGACTCTTTCTGGGGGTTGGAGTAAAAGGCTTCAATTGTGTTTAGCCTTGGCCTCTGATTCAGAACTGATCCTGTTAGATGAACCTACAAACCATATGGATTGGGAGGGCATCCTTTGGTTCGAAACGCAGATGGCTCGCTTTGGCGGATCCTTTGTGCTTGTTAGTCACGATCGCAGCGTGCTTAACAATCTTTGCTCGAAAATGGTCGAACTTAACCCCGCATTTGAGAATGGAATACTCAGCTTCGACGGTAACTACGACCGGTATCTTGAACAGCGAGAGCGCTATCTAAGCGAGCAAGGGAAATTAGAAGACAAGATGACCAATAAAGCCAAAAGAGAACTCGAATGGTTAAGAGCTGGTGTTAAAGCGCGTACTACTAAGAGTCAGAGTCGCTCTAATGAGGCCTTCGAACTTTTGAACAATCTTGATGAACTGAAAAGTCGTAATCGACTAGCCACCCGAAAGATTCAGCTGGACGTACAAGATACAAAGCGGCAGAGCAGAAAACTTATTGAACTTAAAGACGTGGATGTAGGCTATGGCGAAAAACCATTGATCGAGAAGATTAATATTACCTTTGGTCCGAGAACTTGCGTAGGCATTTTAGGGTTTAATGGATCAGGAAAAACCAGTCTCATAAAAGTGATTACTGGAGAACTACAGCCAATGAGGGGGAGCGTATTCCGTGCAGAGAGTCTAAAGATTCTCTCTATAGATCAAAAGAGAGAAAGTTTGCCCCTTGGAAGTACCATTTGGAATTTTCTTGCAGACGGATCCGACCATGTCGTGTTTAGAGATAAATCAGTTCACGTTGCCTCATATGCCAGTCGCTTTTTGTTTGAGTCTGACAAACTTCAAAGGAAAATCGAATCTCTCTCTGGGGGCGAAAGAGCCAGGCTGGCTCTTGCAAAGCAGCTGCTTATGCCCGCCGATGCCATTGTACTTGATGAGCCAACCAATGATCTAGATATTGAAAGTATTGAAATGCTCGAAGAGCAATTGAGTCTTTTCGAAGGGCTATTGATTCTGATCTCTCACGATAGGTATTTCCTGTCGAGAATGTGTAATACGTTTTTAGGTATAGACGGACATGGCGCTTGGAATACCTTTGCTGAGACTAATCAGTGGGTAAAGCAGCTGCAGAAAACTTCGCGGCGCCCTAGTGAATTGACTAAAAAAAGTGGCTTAGCCTCTAATAGTTCTACAGAATTAGTGAGCGAACTTAAGGCTAAAGAGAATTTTTCTAAAGCTAGTTTAACTGGTGTTGATTTGCCGTCTAAAACGATGAGGACGTCTTACAAAGATAAAAGATTTTTAGAGACAGTAGAGAGTGAAATTGAAATAGCAGAGCGAGAATTGGCTTTAGCACAAAAAGATCTCGAGAATGCAGACATTCTGGCAGATCATGAAAAAATGCAGAAAGTGTTAGACAAAATTGGAGTACTTCAAAACAAAGTAGATGCACTTTATGAAAGATGGTCGAGCCTTGAAAAGACCTAG
- a CDS encoding aminoacyl-tRNA hydrolase → MALRESHKADYASLFLKEVRFSAIKSRGPGGQNVNKVSSAIELRWEPSLSEKLNEDQKMLVTEKLAHHINKLGELVLKSDRFRDQERNKSDCIAKLNNLLEKAFYVPKLRKKTKPTKASRKKRVDTKKQRGEIKRTRSKLRL, encoded by the coding sequence ATGGCACTGCGAGAATCTCATAAAGCCGACTACGCTTCTTTGTTTTTGAAGGAGGTTCGCTTTTCAGCAATTAAAAGTCGGGGGCCAGGCGGACAGAACGTCAACAAAGTCAGCTCAGCAATTGAGCTCCGATGGGAGCCATCGTTGTCGGAGAAGCTGAATGAAGATCAAAAGATGCTTGTTACTGAAAAGCTTGCTCATCATATTAACAAGCTCGGCGAACTTGTACTCAAGTCTGATCGATTTCGCGACCAAGAGAGAAACAAGTCAGACTGTATAGCCAAGCTCAATAATCTGCTCGAAAAGGCCTTTTATGTGCCAAAACTCCGTAAGAAAACTAAACCAACTAAAGCAAGCCGAAAAAAGCGAGTCGACACCAAAAAGCAGCGGGGCGAAATAAAGCGCACACGGAGTAAGTTGCGACTATAG